A single Symbiobacterium thermophilum IAM 14863 DNA region contains:
- the tsf gene encoding translation elongation factor Ts — protein sequence MAEITAKMVAELRARTGAGMMDCKKALMETGGDFDKAVDWLREKGLAAAAKKAGRVAAEGRVHAIVEDGARHGVLVEVNCETDFVARGEAFINLCDHVARVILQARPASLEALQEALGDTVKEAVAKIGENIQVRRFERYEVADAGRVHAYIHGDGRVGVLIELTTATPEVAAHPEVEALCHELALQIASMRAQYVRPEDVPAQVIEHEREILKAQAINEGKKPEIAEKMVAGRIQKFFQEVCLLEQEWVKDSKKTVGALVKEVAGKVGGEITVKRFVRYEKGEGIEKRQDDFAEEVMRQAGLK from the coding sequence ATGGCCGAGATTACCGCGAAGATGGTGGCAGAGCTGCGCGCGCGTACCGGCGCCGGCATGATGGACTGCAAGAAGGCGCTGATGGAGACCGGCGGCGACTTTGACAAGGCCGTCGACTGGCTGCGGGAGAAGGGCCTTGCGGCCGCCGCGAAGAAGGCCGGCCGGGTAGCCGCCGAGGGCCGGGTCCACGCCATCGTGGAGGACGGGGCGCGCCACGGCGTGCTGGTGGAGGTCAACTGCGAGACCGACTTCGTTGCCCGGGGCGAGGCCTTCATCAACCTGTGCGACCACGTGGCGCGGGTGATCCTGCAGGCCAGGCCGGCGTCGCTGGAGGCGCTGCAGGAGGCGCTGGGCGACACCGTCAAGGAGGCCGTGGCCAAGATCGGCGAGAACATCCAGGTGCGCCGGTTCGAGCGCTACGAGGTGGCCGATGCGGGTCGGGTGCACGCGTACATCCACGGCGACGGTCGGGTCGGCGTCCTGATCGAGCTGACCACCGCGACGCCTGAGGTGGCGGCCCATCCCGAGGTCGAGGCGCTCTGCCACGAGCTGGCCCTGCAGATCGCCTCGATGCGGGCGCAGTACGTCCGGCCCGAGGACGTTCCGGCCCAGGTGATCGAGCACGAGCGGGAGATCCTGAAGGCCCAGGCCATCAACGAGGGCAAGAAGCCCGAGATCGCGGAGAAGATGGTGGCCGGCCGCATCCAGAAGTTCTTCCAGGAGGTCTGCCTGCTGGAGCAGGAGTGGGTGAAGGACTCCAAGAAGACCGTCGGGGCGCTGGTCAAGGAGGTCGCCGGCAAGGTCGGCGGCGAGATCACCGTCAAGCGCTTCGTCCGCTACGAGAAGGGCGAGGGCATCGAGAAGCGGCAGGACGACTTCGCCGAAGAGGTCATGCGGCAGGCCGGTTTGAAGTAA
- a CDS encoding DUF342 domain-containing protein has product MSEPREGLDAGRTGPRDAELLLLVSPNAMSVEARVVPPEPGGRNITREQVLQELARLKVVFGIDHAAIDRLVEMAEKGFRLDRQGIVVAEGRPPVDGQDAAIIHHPLLQTPAGYPRLTEDGRADFFDLNLVRNVAKDTVLATRKPPTPGEPGIDVFGRTVKAREGRDVRLRAGAGTRLSPDGQSVIATVEGHASISASGEVTVSPIFTVPGDVGYGSGNIDFVGTVVVRGDVTQGFTVKAGGNVEVHGGIMGGSMEAGGDVLVRYGIVGAGRGRVKAGGKVRCRFIESAEVEAAGDVVVSDGILNSQVSGDSVLVTGGRGSIIGGRIRARREISAQTLGSPMGAATDLQVGVPPAVRAELDQIREQLARVEDRFGQATRTATYLNSGAAETARISREFAEKSRRLTGAERQQLAGRLAALQSQLEPEPGACVKGYEAVYPGVRITIGAQRHVVVDQSTNSCFVIGEDGEIRLVPAW; this is encoded by the coding sequence GTGAGCGAACCGCGCGAAGGCTTGGACGCCGGCCGGACCGGACCGCGGGACGCGGAACTACTGCTGCTGGTGTCTCCCAACGCCATGTCTGTGGAGGCCCGGGTGGTGCCGCCTGAGCCGGGCGGCCGGAACATCACGCGCGAGCAGGTGCTGCAGGAGCTGGCGAGGCTCAAAGTGGTGTTCGGCATCGACCACGCGGCCATCGACCGGCTCGTGGAGATGGCGGAAAAGGGGTTCCGCCTCGACCGCCAGGGCATCGTGGTGGCGGAGGGACGGCCGCCGGTGGACGGCCAGGACGCCGCCATCATCCATCACCCGCTGCTGCAGACGCCCGCCGGTTACCCGCGCCTCACCGAGGACGGCCGGGCCGACTTCTTCGATCTCAACCTGGTGCGCAACGTGGCCAAGGACACGGTCCTGGCCACCCGTAAGCCGCCGACCCCCGGCGAGCCGGGTATCGACGTCTTCGGGCGGACGGTGAAGGCGCGCGAGGGGCGCGATGTGCGCCTGCGGGCCGGAGCGGGCACGCGCCTGTCACCGGACGGGCAGTCGGTGATCGCCACGGTCGAGGGCCATGCGTCCATTTCGGCCAGCGGCGAGGTGACCGTCTCCCCCATCTTCACCGTTCCCGGCGACGTGGGCTACGGCTCCGGCAACATCGACTTCGTCGGCACGGTCGTCGTGCGGGGCGACGTGACCCAGGGCTTCACCGTCAAGGCCGGGGGGAACGTCGAGGTGCACGGCGGGATCATGGGGGGCAGCATGGAGGCCGGCGGCGACGTGCTGGTCCGGTACGGGATCGTCGGGGCCGGGCGGGGCCGGGTCAAGGCCGGCGGCAAGGTGCGCTGCCGCTTCATCGAGTCGGCCGAGGTGGAGGCTGCGGGCGACGTCGTGGTGTCGGACGGCATCCTGAACTCCCAGGTTTCCGGCGACAGCGTCCTCGTGACCGGTGGGCGCGGCTCCATCATCGGCGGCCGGATCCGGGCCCGCAGGGAGATCAGCGCGCAGACCCTCGGCTCTCCCATGGGCGCCGCCACAGACCTGCAGGTCGGCGTGCCCCCGGCGGTCCGGGCGGAGCTGGACCAGATCCGGGAGCAGCTGGCCCGTGTGGAGGACCGGTTCGGTCAGGCGACCCGCACGGCGACGTACCTGAACTCGGGCGCGGCGGAAACCGCGCGCATCAGCCGCGAGTTCGCTGAAAAATCCCGGCGGCTGACCGGCGCCGAGCGGCAGCAGCTGGCCGGCCGCCTGGCCGCGCTGCAGTCGCAACTGGAGCCCGAGCCCGGCGCGTGTGTCAAGGGGTACGAGGCGGTCTATCCGGGGGTGCGGATCACCATCGGCGCACAGCGGCACGTGGTGGTGGACCAGTCGACCAACAGCTGCTTCGTCATCGGCGAGGACGGCGAGATTCGACTGGTGCCGGCCTGGTAG
- the rpsB gene encoding 30S ribosomal protein S2 produces MSVISMKQLLEAGVHFGHQTRRWNPKMKEYIFTERNGIYIIDLQKTVRMVEIAYNAVRQMAADGGKILFIGTKKQAQDAVREEAERCGMFYVNQRWLGGMLTNFETIKKRIARLNELEEIEGTEYWSKLTKKEQAQLLHEKEKLEKNLGGIKGMKSLPDMAFVIDPRRERIAVSELRKLGIPIVAIVDTNCDPDEIDYVIPGNDDAIRAVKLLTSKIADAVIEGRQGVDTSATVDEEEAEVAEETESMESAEDLDADLIEEEAE; encoded by the coding sequence GTGTCTGTGATCTCCATGAAGCAGCTCCTCGAAGCGGGTGTCCACTTCGGGCACCAGACCCGCCGGTGGAACCCGAAGATGAAGGAGTACATCTTCACCGAACGGAATGGCATCTACATCATCGATCTCCAGAAGACCGTGCGCATGGTCGAGATCGCGTACAACGCCGTGCGCCAGATGGCCGCGGACGGCGGCAAGATCCTCTTCATCGGCACCAAGAAGCAGGCGCAGGACGCGGTGCGGGAAGAGGCCGAGCGCTGCGGCATGTTCTACGTCAACCAGCGGTGGCTGGGCGGCATGCTGACCAACTTCGAGACGATCAAGAAGCGCATCGCCCGGCTCAACGAGCTGGAGGAGATCGAGGGCACGGAGTACTGGAGCAAGCTGACCAAGAAGGAGCAGGCGCAGCTTCTGCACGAGAAGGAGAAGCTGGAGAAGAACCTGGGCGGCATCAAGGGCATGAAGAGCCTGCCCGACATGGCGTTTGTCATCGATCCCCGCCGGGAGCGCATCGCCGTGTCCGAGCTGCGCAAGCTGGGGATCCCCATCGTCGCCATTGTCGACACCAACTGCGATCCGGACGAGATCGACTACGTCATCCCCGGCAACGACGACGCCATCCGTGCGGTGAAGCTGCTGACCAGCAAGATCGCGGACGCCGTCATTGAGGGCCGCCAGGGCGTGGACACCTCCGCCACCGTCGACGAGGAAGAGGCCGAGGTCGCCGAGGAGACCGAGTCGATGGAGTCCGCCGAGGACCTCGACGCCGACCTGATCGAGGAAGAGGCGGAGTAA
- the ytvI gene encoding sporulation integral membrane protein YtvI, with protein sequence MLTAMDRAWLYSVLGLAGFLVVSWALITYALPIVMPFVLAWVLAEMMDPAVTWLVRRARMPRSLAVAVVLLFFVGIMVALFTVGVAYVVGEIRALIRNLPYLYAAGLDISSQVLLYLEDLVGSLPESVQVTIGENLGKLQANLGTYLETLARRLGFITSVPGFLINLIITFVAAFFITRDRQEIGAFLLSLFPAKWRDQLRQVRVEVLTNAIGWAKAQVLLILMTMLVSMLGLAIIGADYVVLAGLAIGLLDILPIVGPGALYAPWILYSAFTGRLAFGVKLLIVYAVVSALRQVLESKVVGDRVGLHPLAVLLSIYLGIKFFGALGVVFGPLITILLKAMVTSGLLPIFTGDGRQR encoded by the coding sequence GTGTTGACAGCGATGGACCGGGCGTGGCTCTATTCCGTCCTCGGCCTTGCGGGTTTCCTGGTGGTGTCCTGGGCCCTGATCACCTACGCTCTGCCCATCGTGATGCCGTTCGTGCTGGCGTGGGTCCTCGCGGAGATGATGGATCCGGCCGTGACGTGGCTGGTGCGCCGGGCGCGCATGCCCCGCTCGCTGGCCGTGGCCGTCGTGCTGCTCTTTTTCGTCGGGATCATGGTCGCCCTGTTCACCGTGGGCGTGGCGTACGTCGTGGGCGAGATCCGGGCCCTGATCCGCAACCTGCCGTACCTGTACGCGGCGGGGCTGGACATCTCGAGCCAGGTGCTGCTCTACCTGGAGGACCTGGTCGGCAGCCTGCCCGAGTCCGTCCAGGTGACGATCGGCGAGAACCTCGGCAAGCTGCAGGCCAACCTGGGCACCTACCTGGAGACCCTGGCCCGGCGCCTGGGCTTCATCACCTCGGTGCCCGGGTTCCTGATCAACCTCATCATCACCTTCGTTGCGGCCTTCTTCATCACCCGCGACCGCCAGGAGATCGGCGCCTTCCTGCTCTCGCTCTTCCCGGCCAAGTGGCGGGACCAGCTGCGCCAGGTGCGGGTCGAGGTCCTGACCAACGCCATTGGCTGGGCGAAGGCCCAGGTCCTCCTGATCCTGATGACCATGCTGGTCTCCATGCTCGGCCTGGCCATCATCGGGGCGGACTACGTGGTCCTGGCCGGCCTGGCCATCGGTCTGCTGGACATCCTGCCCATCGTCGGTCCCGGCGCCCTGTACGCCCCTTGGATCCTCTACTCCGCCTTCACCGGCCGCCTCGCCTTTGGCGTCAAGCTGCTGATCGTCTATGCCGTGGTCAGCGCCCTGCGGCAGGTGCTGGAGTCGAAGGTGGTGGGCGACCGGGTGGGGCTGCACCCGCTGGCGGTGCTGCTGTCGATCTACCTGGGCATCAAGTTCTTCGGCGCCCTCGGTGTGGTCTTCGGCCCGCTGATCACCATCCTGCTGAAGGCGATGGTCACGTCGGGCCTCCTGCCCATCTTCACGGGCGACGGCCGCCAGCGGTGA
- a CDS encoding 1-deoxy-D-xylulose-5-phosphate reductoisomerase — translation MKKGIAILGSTGSIGTQALDVIDHHPGRFRVVALAAGRQVERLAEQALRFRPALLSVADADAAAALRALLLAEAGDYRPEIAWGREGLIRAATHPESGLVLTSVVGAMGVEPTLAAIEAGKDIALANKETLVAAGELVTAAAQARGVKLLPVDSEHSAIFQSLAGADPGSVRRILLTASGGPFRGRKDLTGVTREEALRHPRWTMGAKVTIDSATLMNKALEMIEAHWLFGVPMEQIEVIVHPQSILHSAVEFCDGNIIAQLGPTDMRLPIQYALCYPERCRGFVEPLDLIALGALTFERPDEETFPSLRYARRAVTMGGTMPAVLNAANEVAVQRFLAGEIPFTGIFQLVAGVMDRHDPVQRPDLAAILAADRWARDAAREQPVRM, via the coding sequence ATGAAGAAAGGGATCGCAATCCTCGGCTCCACCGGCTCGATCGGCACCCAGGCCCTGGATGTGATCGATCATCACCCCGGCCGCTTCCGCGTGGTGGCCCTGGCTGCGGGCCGGCAGGTGGAGCGGCTGGCCGAGCAGGCCCTCCGGTTCCGCCCGGCGCTGCTCTCGGTGGCCGACGCCGACGCGGCTGCCGCCCTGCGGGCCCTCCTGCTGGCGGAGGCCGGCGACTACCGGCCCGAGATCGCCTGGGGCCGGGAGGGCCTGATCCGCGCGGCGACCCACCCGGAGAGCGGCCTGGTCCTGACTTCCGTGGTCGGGGCCATGGGGGTGGAGCCCACCCTCGCGGCCATCGAGGCGGGCAAGGACATCGCCCTCGCGAACAAGGAGACGCTGGTCGCGGCCGGTGAACTGGTGACGGCGGCCGCACAGGCGCGCGGGGTGAAGCTGCTTCCGGTGGACTCGGAGCACTCGGCGATCTTCCAGTCGCTGGCCGGCGCCGACCCGGGGTCGGTGCGGCGCATCCTGCTGACCGCCTCCGGGGGCCCATTCCGGGGCCGGAAGGACCTGACCGGCGTCACCCGGGAGGAGGCGCTGCGCCACCCGCGCTGGACGATGGGGGCCAAGGTCACCATTGACAGCGCGACCCTGATGAACAAGGCCCTGGAGATGATCGAGGCCCACTGGCTGTTCGGGGTGCCGATGGAGCAGATCGAGGTGATCGTCCACCCGCAGTCGATCCTGCACTCCGCGGTGGAGTTCTGCGACGGCAACATCATCGCGCAGCTGGGTCCCACCGACATGCGGCTTCCCATTCAGTATGCCCTCTGCTACCCCGAGCGTTGTCGGGGGTTCGTGGAGCCGCTGGACCTGATCGCGCTGGGCGCCCTGACCTTCGAGCGGCCGGACGAGGAGACGTTTCCTTCCTTGAGATACGCGCGCCGGGCCGTTACAATGGGGGGGACGATGCCGGCCGTGCTCAACGCCGCCAACGAGGTCGCGGTGCAGCGGTTCCTGGCCGGTGAGATCCCGTTCACGGGCATCTTCCAGCTGGTGGCCGGGGTGATGGACCGCCACGACCCGGTTCAGCGGCCCGACCTCGCGGCGATTCTCGCGGCGGACCGTTGGGCCCGGGACGCGGCGCGGGAACAGCCGGTGAGGATGTGA
- the pyrH gene encoding UMP kinase, which yields MQTPKYRRVVLKLSGEALAGAKGFGLDPQVLTALARQIKAVHDMGVQVAIVVGAGNFWRGRLGEQMGMDRASADYMGLLATVMNALALQDAIEKLQVDTRVMTAVEMRQVAEPFIRRRAIRHLEKGRVVIFAAGTGNPYFTTDTAAALRAAEIEAEAILMGKQGVQGVYDSDPRINRHAVKYDEVTYQEVLAKNLQVMDATATALCMDNRIPIVVFDMMGPDHIVKVVLGEDVGQTFVRGNNQ from the coding sequence ATGCAGACACCGAAGTACCGCAGGGTTGTACTGAAGCTCAGCGGCGAGGCGCTGGCCGGGGCGAAGGGGTTCGGCCTGGACCCCCAGGTGCTGACCGCCCTTGCCCGGCAGATCAAGGCCGTGCACGACATGGGCGTGCAGGTCGCCATCGTCGTCGGCGCCGGGAACTTCTGGCGGGGCCGGCTCGGCGAGCAGATGGGCATGGACCGGGCTTCTGCCGACTACATGGGCCTGCTGGCAACCGTCATGAACGCGCTGGCCCTGCAGGACGCGATCGAGAAGCTCCAGGTCGACACCCGGGTGATGACCGCCGTCGAGATGCGCCAGGTCGCCGAGCCGTTTATCCGGCGAAGGGCGATACGCCATCTGGAGAAAGGGCGGGTCGTCATCTTCGCCGCCGGTACGGGCAACCCCTACTTCACCACCGACACCGCCGCGGCGCTGCGGGCGGCGGAGATCGAGGCCGAGGCGATCCTGATGGGCAAGCAGGGGGTGCAGGGCGTGTACGACTCCGACCCCCGCATCAACAGGCACGCGGTCAAGTATGACGAGGTGACGTATCAGGAGGTTCTGGCGAAAAACCTCCAGGTCATGGACGCCACGGCCACGGCGCTCTGTATGGACAACCGTATTCCGATTGTCGTCTTCGACATGATGGGGCCTGACCACATCGTCAAAGTAGTCCTCGGCGAGGACGTCGGTCAAACCTTCGTCAGGGGGAATAACCAGTGA
- a CDS encoding phosphatidate cytidylyltransferase, giving the protein MLVRILTGLVGIPLFLGLLFIGQWPFLVVVAGMGLIGFYEYARILRAMGFRPSLPLGCAATVAIVLAAGLLPPHGVHAQAVAALATLVILAWAIFRPEGFSALDGLLTLAGVAYVGLLSYLVLLRRLGGGSGWDLGLVWAGMAFLCTWAADTLAYFVGVTWGRHKLAPKISPQKSVEGLLGGVAGALLAGLLWGPAIPLARWQGALLGAAIALVAAMGDLVESALKRTAGVKDAGRLLPGHGGVLDRFDSSLFVLPFVYYVATLLFGAG; this is encoded by the coding sequence GTGCTCGTTCGCATACTGACGGGCCTTGTAGGTATACCGCTGTTTCTGGGCCTCCTCTTCATCGGGCAGTGGCCCTTCCTCGTGGTCGTGGCGGGGATGGGCCTCATTGGCTTTTACGAGTACGCGCGCATCCTGCGGGCGATGGGCTTCCGTCCCTCCCTGCCCCTGGGGTGCGCGGCCACCGTCGCGATCGTGCTCGCCGCGGGGCTGCTGCCGCCGCACGGCGTGCACGCACAGGCCGTCGCCGCCTTGGCGACGCTGGTCATCCTGGCCTGGGCAATCTTCCGGCCGGAGGGTTTTTCCGCGCTGGACGGCCTTCTGACCCTGGCCGGCGTGGCCTACGTCGGCCTGCTGAGCTACCTCGTCCTGCTGCGCAGGCTGGGGGGCGGCTCCGGATGGGATCTGGGCCTCGTCTGGGCCGGGATGGCCTTCCTGTGCACCTGGGCCGCCGACACCCTGGCCTACTTCGTGGGCGTCACCTGGGGGCGGCACAAGCTGGCCCCGAAGATCTCGCCCCAGAAGTCCGTGGAGGGGCTGCTGGGCGGCGTCGCCGGCGCCTTACTGGCCGGGCTGCTCTGGGGACCGGCGATTCCCCTCGCCCGGTGGCAGGGGGCCCTGCTGGGGGCGGCGATCGCCCTGGTCGCCGCGATGGGAGACTTGGTGGAGTCGGCCCTGAAACGCACCGCGGGCGTAAAGGACGCGGGCCGGTTGCTGCCGGGCCACGGCGGCGTGCTCGACCGCTTCGACAGCAGCCTGTTCGTGTTGCCGTTCGTGTATTACGTTGCGACTCTATTATTCGGCGCGGGATAA
- the rseP gene encoding RIP metalloprotease RseP: MTLADWLWAIPVFGLMIFMHELGHFAVAKFFDIRVHEFALGFGPALVGFNRGETRYSLRAIPLGGFVRMAGMDPSEPDDPRGFNSKPIYQRALTIFAGPFMNFLLASLLLSGYIYAQGVPVSEPIFGDVLAECNGQPCPAAMAGLQKGDRVLTIGGSPVENWSDILTYVGTSEGAPLEIRFERDGQEMTTVLTPVYMDGRWMIGIQQATRPGSFWKALAQGPSITWEYSKAWVASLVQAVTGRTELELSGPVGITREIATQASAGLTNLLWLTAFLSINLGLFNLLPIPALDGSHLLFMAVEAVRGRRLDPERVNMVHFFGFLLLMGLILVVTYGDLRAAILGQ, from the coding sequence ATGACCCTGGCTGACTGGCTGTGGGCAATCCCCGTTTTCGGGTTGATGATCTTCATGCACGAACTGGGTCACTTCGCGGTGGCCAAGTTCTTCGACATCCGCGTCCACGAGTTCGCGCTGGGCTTCGGCCCGGCTCTCGTGGGTTTCAACCGGGGCGAGACCCGGTACAGCCTGCGGGCCATTCCGCTGGGGGGCTTCGTGCGGATGGCCGGGATGGACCCCAGCGAACCGGACGATCCCCGGGGCTTCAACAGCAAACCCATCTATCAGCGGGCGCTGACGATCTTCGCAGGGCCGTTCATGAACTTCCTGCTGGCGTCCCTGCTGCTGTCGGGGTACATCTACGCCCAGGGCGTGCCGGTCTCGGAGCCGATCTTCGGCGACGTGCTGGCCGAGTGCAACGGCCAGCCCTGCCCGGCGGCGATGGCCGGCCTGCAGAAGGGCGACCGGGTGCTCACGATCGGGGGCAGCCCCGTGGAGAACTGGTCCGACATCCTGACCTACGTGGGGACGTCGGAGGGAGCGCCGCTGGAGATCCGGTTCGAGCGGGACGGGCAGGAGATGACCACCGTGCTTACGCCGGTGTACATGGACGGGCGGTGGATGATCGGCATCCAGCAGGCCACGCGCCCCGGGTCGTTCTGGAAGGCCCTTGCCCAGGGACCGTCGATCACGTGGGAGTACTCGAAGGCCTGGGTGGCGTCGCTGGTGCAGGCGGTGACGGGCCGGACGGAGCTCGAGCTGTCGGGTCCGGTGGGCATCACCCGCGAGATCGCGACACAGGCCTCCGCCGGGCTGACCAACCTGCTCTGGCTGACCGCGTTCCTGTCGATCAATCTGGGCCTGTTCAACCTGCTGCCGATCCCGGCCCTGGACGGCTCGCACCTGCTCTTCATGGCGGTGGAGGCCGTGCGGGGGCGCAGGCTGGATCCCGAGCGGGTGAACATGGTGCACTTCTTCGGCTTCCTGCTGCTGATGGGGCTGATCCTGGTGGTCACCTACGGCGACCTGCGGGCGGCGATCCTCGGGCAGTAG
- a CDS encoding MerR family transcriptional regulator — translation MARWLTERELLEQAGISPAELRWFGDRFDAQMAVLTRRGPDGRPRYAPDAVVLLRSLAAMVARGATPEQIKAWYGL, via the coding sequence GTGGCGCGGTGGCTGACGGAACGCGAGCTGTTGGAACAGGCGGGCATCAGCCCGGCGGAGCTGCGCTGGTTCGGTGACCGGTTCGACGCGCAGATGGCCGTCCTTACCCGGCGGGGTCCGGACGGCCGGCCGCGCTACGCGCCCGACGCCGTGGTCCTGCTGCGCAGCCTGGCGGCCATGGTGGCACGGGGGGCGACCCCGGAGCAGATCAAGGCGTGGTACGGCCTTTGA
- the frr gene encoding ribosome recycling factor, producing MTKEIIKDAEERMKKAVEVFRQELAGMRANRATPALLDKVRVEAYGSEVPVNNVATIEVPDPRTLVIKPWDRSLIKAIERAINASDLGLNPTNDGQVIRLSIPPMTEERRRELVKVVAKRTEEQRVAIRNIRRDANEQIKKLEKDKAVSEDESKRAQDEVQKLTDKYIKEVDQLMAAKEKEIMEV from the coding sequence GTGACCAAGGAGATCATCAAGGACGCAGAGGAACGCATGAAAAAGGCGGTCGAGGTGTTTCGCCAGGAGCTGGCCGGCATGCGGGCCAACCGTGCCACGCCTGCGCTGCTGGACAAGGTGCGCGTCGAGGCGTACGGCTCCGAAGTCCCGGTGAACAATGTTGCGACGATTGAGGTGCCCGACCCCCGCACGCTGGTTATCAAGCCCTGGGACCGTTCCCTGATCAAGGCGATCGAGCGGGCGATCAACGCCTCGGACCTGGGCCTGAACCCCACCAACGACGGACAGGTGATCCGCCTGAGCATCCCGCCGATGACCGAGGAGCGCCGCCGCGAGCTGGTCAAGGTGGTCGCCAAGCGGACCGAGGAGCAGCGCGTGGCCATCCGCAACATCCGGCGGGACGCCAACGAACAGATCAAGAAGCTGGAGAAGGACAAGGCGGTTTCAGAGGACGAGTCCAAGCGCGCGCAGGACGAGGTCCAGAAGCTGACCGACAAGTACATCAAAGAGGTTGACCAGCTCATGGCCGCCAAAGAGAAGGAGATCATGGAGGTCTGA
- a CDS encoding isoprenyl transferase → MTDDLHGRVEPDRAAPLHTAPRGPDYRPRHVAIIMDGNGRWALRRGLPRTVGHCAGVEALRGVVKAAPDLGIKILTCYAFSTENWKRPKDEVDTLMSLLLEYCRLEAENLHRNGVRINAIGRIHELPPAQQQEIARAVALTRGNDRLILNLAVNYGGQAELVDAFRSLAAEVQSGRLAPEAIDAEVVRRHLYTADLPDPDLIIRTAGEMRLSNFLLWQSAYAEIWVTDVYWPDFTREHLEQALRDYARRERRFGAL, encoded by the coding sequence GTGACGGACGACTTGCACGGACGCGTTGAACCGGACCGGGCGGCGCCCCTGCACACGGCACCGCGCGGACCGGACTACCGTCCTCGCCACGTGGCGATCATCATGGATGGCAACGGGCGGTGGGCGCTGAGGCGCGGCCTGCCCCGGACGGTAGGCCATTGCGCCGGGGTGGAGGCCCTGCGCGGGGTGGTGAAGGCCGCCCCCGATCTGGGGATCAAGATCCTGACCTGTTACGCGTTTTCGACGGAGAACTGGAAGCGCCCGAAGGACGAGGTTGACACGCTGATGAGCCTGCTGCTGGAGTACTGCAGGCTGGAGGCGGAGAACCTGCACCGCAACGGCGTGCGGATCAACGCCATCGGGCGGATTCACGAACTGCCCCCGGCGCAGCAGCAGGAGATCGCCCGGGCCGTGGCGCTGACGCGCGGCAACGACCGGCTGATCCTGAACCTCGCGGTCAACTACGGCGGGCAGGCGGAGCTGGTGGACGCCTTCCGCAGCCTGGCCGCCGAGGTCCAGTCCGGGCGGCTCGCGCCGGAGGCCATCGACGCCGAGGTCGTGCGGCGGCACCTCTATACTGCCGACCTGCCCGACCCGGACCTGATCATCCGGACCGCCGGTGAGATGCGGCTTTCGAACTTTCTCCTGTGGCAGTCGGCCTATGCCGAGATCTGGGTGACCGATGTTTACTGGCCCGACTTCACGCGGGAGCATCTGGAACAGGCACTGCGGGATTATGCCCGGCGTGAGCGGCGCTTCGGCGCCCTGTGA